Proteins encoded within one genomic window of Fibrobacter sp. UWB16:
- a CDS encoding AgmX/PglI C-terminal domain-containing protein, producing the protein MKTTKQTQDAFIASLMPDSDKKMVRIASASLVVALMLGFWATTYEQMIDEIMFDTKSDTEIVTKITMNDPIKKEDKKVEKKRPPKNPNIYRKKPGGGGKPKGKGNPKAALERGVLKILTALKNNPSASAFDNAKVTLAKDIDKVITRVNGLKTHGTARLGERRGPVNAGYNDGFASGGTGGISDLFGGLMGGSAGRLATSGLKGNIKTPKPNEIDMGSAGGSRSASDIMKIVRQRTPGLRHIYNKFLKKKPGFQGKVTLKFTIAPGGEIISMAVVGSTTGYAEFDSEVKKAVSGWMFGKVKSGNTTVTIPFTFTE; encoded by the coding sequence ATGAAAACGACAAAACAAACTCAAGACGCGTTCATCGCATCCTTGATGCCAGATTCCGACAAGAAGATGGTGCGCATTGCCAGTGCATCGCTTGTTGTCGCGTTGATGCTTGGCTTCTGGGCAACGACGTATGAACAGATGATTGATGAGATCATGTTTGACACAAAGTCAGATACTGAAATCGTCACAAAAATCACCATGAACGATCCCATAAAAAAGGAGGATAAGAAAGTAGAAAAAAAGCGTCCGCCAAAGAATCCAAACATCTATCGTAAGAAACCGGGTGGCGGTGGAAAACCAAAGGGAAAAGGTAATCCCAAGGCCGCTCTCGAACGTGGTGTGCTTAAGATTTTGACGGCGTTAAAAAACAATCCATCGGCAAGTGCGTTTGATAACGCTAAGGTGACGCTCGCTAAAGATATCGACAAAGTAATCACTCGTGTAAATGGTCTCAAAACACATGGTACAGCGAGACTTGGCGAACGTCGCGGTCCGGTGAATGCCGGTTACAATGACGGTTTTGCGTCTGGTGGAACGGGTGGAATTTCCGATCTGTTTGGAGGCTTGATGGGAGGTTCTGCAGGTCGCCTTGCAACATCGGGATTGAAGGGTAATATCAAAACTCCAAAGCCGAATGAAATCGATATGGGCTCTGCTGGGGGATCTCGCTCGGCGTCCGATATCATGAAAATCGTGCGTCAGCGTACACCTGGCCTCCGCCATATTTACAACAAGTTCTTGAAAAAGAAACCTGGTTTCCAAGGCAAGGTCACATTGAAGTTCACTATTGCGCCGGGAGGCGAAATCATCAGCATGGCTGTGGTGGGTTCTACGACGGGATATGCCGAATTCGATAGCGAAGTCAAGAAGGCTGTAAGTGGATGGATGTTTGGCAAGGTCAAATCTGGAAATACGACAGTGACGATTCCGTTTACCTTTACGGAGTAA